In one Pseudomonas sp. 31-12 genomic region, the following are encoded:
- the trpB gene encoding tryptophan synthase subunit beta, producing the protein MTQTNLRNGPDANGLFGSFGGRYVAETLMPLILDLAREYELAKEDPAFKEELAYFQRDYVGRPSPLYYAERLTEFCGGAKIYLKREELNHTGAHKINNCIGQILLARRMGKKRIIAETGAGMHGVATATVAARFGLDCVIYMGTTDIERQQANVFRMKLLGAEVIPVVAGTGTLKDAMNEALRDWVTNVDSTFYLIGTVAGPHPYPAMVRDFQSVIGKETRDQLQAQEGRLPDSLVACIGGGSNAMGLFHPFLDDKSVEIIGVEAAGYGIETGKHAASLNGGVPGVLHGNRTFLLQDDDGQIIDAHSISAGLDYPGIGPEHAWLHDIGRVQYTSVTDDEALDAFHKCCRLEGIIPALESAHALAEVFKRAPILPKDHLMVVNLSGRGDKDMQTVMHHMEQSQQEKH; encoded by the coding sequence ATGACCCAGACTAATCTGCGCAACGGCCCCGACGCCAACGGCCTGTTTGGCTCGTTCGGCGGCCGTTACGTCGCCGAAACCCTGATGCCGTTGATCCTCGACCTGGCCCGTGAATACGAATTGGCCAAGGAAGATCCGGCGTTCAAAGAAGAATTGGCTTACTTCCAGCGCGACTACGTCGGACGTCCAAGCCCGCTGTATTACGCCGAACGCCTGACCGAATTCTGCGGTGGCGCAAAGATTTACCTGAAGCGCGAAGAGCTGAACCACACCGGCGCGCACAAGATCAACAACTGCATCGGCCAGATTCTGCTGGCGCGGCGCATGGGCAAGAAACGCATCATCGCTGAAACCGGCGCCGGCATGCACGGTGTGGCGACGGCGACCGTGGCTGCACGTTTCGGCCTGGACTGCGTGATCTATATGGGCACCACGGACATCGAACGTCAGCAAGCCAACGTATTCCGCATGAAATTGCTGGGCGCCGAAGTGATCCCGGTTGTCGCCGGCACCGGCACCCTGAAAGACGCGATGAACGAAGCGCTGCGTGACTGGGTGACCAATGTCGACAGCACCTTCTATCTGATTGGCACCGTGGCCGGCCCGCACCCTTATCCCGCCATGGTCCGCGACTTCCAGTCCGTGATCGGCAAGGAAACCCGTGATCAACTGCAAGCCCAGGAAGGTCGTCTGCCGGACAGCCTGGTGGCATGCATCGGTGGCGGTTCCAACGCCATGGGACTGTTCCACCCGTTCCTCGATGACAAAAGCGTCGAGATCATTGGTGTGGAAGCGGCCGGTTACGGCATCGAAACCGGCAAGCATGCTGCCAGCCTGAATGGAGGCGTTCCGGGCGTGCTGCACGGTAACCGTACTTTCTTGCTGCAGGACGACGATGGCCAGATCATCGACGCTCACTCGATTTCCGCCGGCCTCGATTATCCAGGCATCGGCCCTGAACACGCCTGGTTGCATGACATCGGCCGTGTCCAGTACACCTCGGTGACCGACGACGAAGCCCTCGATGCATTCCACAAATGCTGCCGTCTGGAAGGGATTATTCCGGCACTGGAAAGCGCCCATGCCCTGGCCGAAGTGTTCAAACGCGCACCGATCCTGCCGAAAGATCACCTGATGGTGGTCAACCTGTCCGGCCGCGGCGACAAAGACATGCAGACCGTGATGCACCATATGGAACAGTCCCAGCAGGAGAAACACTGA
- a CDS encoding DUF1127 domain-containing protein, which translates to MERTLSSELFFEDTAAKTQASMPLRVIANLMLWQRRISSRHQLARLDSRLLADAGISEAQRYEELSKPFWR; encoded by the coding sequence ATGGAACGTACACTCAGTTCCGAACTGTTCTTCGAAGATACCGCTGCAAAAACCCAGGCTTCCATGCCTCTTCGCGTTATTGCCAACCTGATGCTGTGGCAGCGCCGCATCTCCAGCCGCCATCAACTGGCTCGTCTGGATTCGCGTCTGCTGGCTGATGCCGGGATTAGCGAAGCACAACGCTACGAAGAGCTGAGCAAGCCGTTCTGGCGCTAA
- a CDS encoding anti-virulence regulator CigR family protein, which yields MKMPKRLIASLGVLMLSATPLLHASADQRDDHDRGGPQQGHYDNRGDNHGDDHRGPQDNRRGGPPPRDFGPVRQTIHDNHGYFVRGAPPPPGIHLVRGRPLPHGYYGERLDNRALGRLPYYPGYEWRRAGGDIVLIAVGTGIVYEILEGVL from the coding sequence ATGAAAATGCCGAAACGTCTGATTGCCAGCCTGGGCGTGCTGATGCTCAGTGCCACCCCGCTGCTGCACGCGAGCGCCGATCAGCGCGACGATCACGACCGCGGCGGCCCGCAGCAGGGCCATTATGATAACCGTGGTGACAATCATGGAGATGACCACCGAGGCCCGCAGGACAATCGTCGCGGCGGCCCACCGCCACGGGACTTCGGTCCGGTGCGTCAGACTATCCACGATAACCACGGCTATTTCGTACGCGGCGCACCGCCACCGCCTGGCATTCATCTGGTGCGTGGCCGGCCGTTGCCTCACGGTTATTACGGTGAGCGCCTGGACAATCGTGCCTTGGGACGGCTGCCGTATTACCCGGGCTACGAATGGCGCCGTGCCGGGGGCGACATTGTGCTGATCGCCGTGGGCACCGGGATCGTCTATGAGATTCTGGAAGGCGTGCTTTGA
- a CDS encoding DUF1127 domain-containing protein, which yields MDNLLDVSAPALLKKPRLHRLKRLLKSLAAALERARTRRLLGQFNDRQLSDLGISHADRLNELDKPFWR from the coding sequence ATGGATAACTTACTGGATGTTTCTGCCCCCGCCCTTCTAAAGAAGCCTCGACTCCACAGACTTAAACGATTGCTGAAGTCGCTTGCCGCCGCCCTTGAGAGAGCTCGCACCCGACGTTTGCTGGGCCAGTTCAATGATCGGCAACTCTCGGACCTGGGCATCAGCCACGCCGATCGGCTCAATGAATTGGATAAGCCGTTCTGGCGCTAG
- a CDS encoding DUF2388 domain-containing protein codes for MRFLSKRFSTSVFLAACWSASACAYDAFNLSTQGIVVTGYATSMVTAAPFDRKLLIAAHDDAAAFIASDGQLRGAQLESALDYLRRSQPKLHASDLELAQAILVQ; via the coding sequence ATGCGTTTTCTTTCAAAGCGGTTTTCTACTTCGGTATTTCTCGCGGCCTGTTGGTCGGCCTCGGCCTGTGCCTACGACGCGTTCAACCTGTCGACCCAAGGCATCGTCGTCACGGGTTACGCCACCAGCATGGTGACCGCGGCCCCCTTCGACCGTAAGCTACTGATCGCGGCACACGATGACGCTGCGGCGTTCATTGCCAGCGACGGCCAACTACGCGGAGCACAACTGGAATCCGCGCTGGATTACCTGCGCCGCAGCCAGCCAAAACTTCATGCAAGCGACCTTGAACTGGCGCAGGCAATTCTCGTCCAATAG
- a CDS encoding DUF2388 domain-containing protein, with product MSRLRLLSAAALLAVAANSHATSFIVTTDAVVGALKSSSDATSDVTSSFRDDKIVRAARDDAASFVASEGAIRGVKLESALDHIRHQAPQLNATDAQLAQAILTI from the coding sequence ATGTCCCGTCTTCGTCTGCTCAGCGCTGCAGCCCTGCTTGCCGTGGCTGCCAATTCCCACGCGACCAGCTTTATCGTGACCACGGATGCCGTCGTCGGCGCGCTGAAGTCCAGTTCCGATGCAACCTCCGACGTCACTTCTTCCTTTCGCGATGACAAGATTGTGCGCGCTGCCCGTGACGATGCCGCCAGCTTCGTCGCCAGCGAAGGCGCCATTCGTGGTGTGAAACTGGAAAGCGCACTCGACCACATCCGTCACCAGGCGCCTCAGCTGAACGCTACCGATGCACAGCTGGCCCAAGCCATCCTGACAATCTAA
- a CDS encoding DUF2388 domain-containing protein has translation MRSPLIAVALGLLLLADVTQAHTLVATSNIIINATQRTLDFTSDTTTSIRDSKIIREAHDDAASFVASDGDIRGAHLEAAINTLRTRVPEARDASDQVLAEAILAL, from the coding sequence ATGCGTAGCCCTCTGATTGCTGTTGCCCTTGGCCTGCTTTTATTGGCCGATGTGACCCAGGCGCACACCCTGGTCGCCACCAGTAACATCATCATCAATGCCACCCAGCGCACCCTTGATTTCACGTCCGATACCACCACGTCGATCCGGGATTCGAAGATCATCCGTGAAGCCCACGACGATGCGGCCAGCTTCGTTGCCAGCGATGGCGACATACGCGGCGCGCACCTTGAAGCGGCCATCAACACCTTGCGCACCCGTGTGCCGGAAGCACGAGACGCCAGTGATCAGGTGCTCGCCGAAGCCATCCTCGCACTGTGA
- a CDS encoding DUF4105 domain-containing protein — protein MRSTSAWLLAGLMLLLCNTAQAGLQLRLKTEGLSPEQQQASQALLDEAMQALPPRFIEQLDRRIDVGWTDDMPSNAYGQASLVSELDLNRNLLVNLTNGSAATKKTYRPHGTVRREMLATVLHELTHIYDRSRLWPDAERTLIQRCTRRNSSSGLIGIPDECRGQSDRRFTLSDDPRLLDLAGWPQYVGRRGEREQHNRQIARSPDIYETSSPKEFVAVNMEYFLLDPSYACRRPALYRYYQEHFGWAPAAKDACGKSFAFLNAGNDFAKQPLGQVDPERVYAVDYLLAEANQNWVSRWGHSMLRLVICAPGRPRGPDCRLDLDQHLVLSYRAFVGDVQLSSWDGLVGKYPSRLFVLPLAQVIDEYTKTELRSLASVPLNLSRKEIEDVVEHAAEMHWSYDGNYYFLSNNCAVEGLKLLRSGSNNAKLVGLDSIMPNGLLEVMKGRGLANTSVLDDPREALRLGYRFDSFRDRYQAMFEVLKKHLPIKQEKVEDWLALKAEERRQWFEQADLRTSAALLLLEQASFRQQLVLAQDEVKQRYLGARELKNGGMDKANATLQQILANSGFLSRPAELLGTGGYGLPQPNEWQRLESESNLRQKQLQVLTGDLDKEVRALLEPGRAAEMAANEANLKQVGEHLRKLHKAAGGLELP, from the coding sequence GTGAGGTCGACAAGCGCCTGGCTGCTGGCCGGGCTGATGTTGCTACTCTGCAACACGGCCCAGGCTGGTCTGCAATTACGGCTCAAGACCGAAGGTCTGAGTCCTGAACAACAGCAAGCCAGTCAGGCGTTGCTCGATGAAGCCATGCAGGCCTTGCCGCCACGCTTCATCGAACAACTGGACCGGCGCATTGATGTCGGCTGGACCGACGACATGCCGAGCAATGCCTATGGCCAGGCATCGCTGGTGTCCGAGCTCGATCTGAACCGCAACTTGCTCGTCAACCTCACGAACGGCAGTGCCGCCACCAAGAAAACCTATCGCCCCCACGGCACCGTCCGCCGCGAGATGCTCGCCACGGTGTTGCATGAACTCACCCACATTTACGACCGCTCGCGCCTATGGCCAGATGCGGAGCGCACGCTGATCCAGCGCTGCACCCGGCGCAACAGCAGTTCAGGCCTGATTGGCATCCCGGATGAATGCCGTGGTCAATCCGACCGCCGCTTTACCTTGAGCGATGACCCGCGCCTGCTCGACCTGGCCGGCTGGCCGCAATACGTTGGTCGCCGCGGCGAGCGCGAACAGCACAACCGGCAAATCGCCCGCAGCCCGGACATCTACGAAACGAGCAGCCCCAAAGAGTTTGTCGCGGTCAACATGGAGTATTTCCTCCTCGACCCGAGCTACGCCTGCCGTCGCCCCGCGCTATATCGCTACTACCAAGAACATTTCGGCTGGGCTCCCGCCGCCAAAGACGCTTGCGGCAAATCCTTCGCGTTCCTCAATGCCGGCAACGACTTCGCCAAACAACCGCTGGGCCAGGTCGATCCGGAACGGGTGTACGCCGTCGACTATCTGCTGGCCGAAGCCAACCAGAACTGGGTCAGCCGCTGGGGCCACAGCATGTTGCGTCTGGTGATCTGCGCGCCGGGCCGGCCACGGGGACCGGACTGCCGCCTCGATCTCGACCAGCATCTGGTGTTGTCCTACCGCGCCTTCGTCGGCGACGTACAGCTCTCGAGCTGGGATGGACTGGTGGGTAAATACCCGTCGCGACTGTTTGTACTGCCGCTAGCCCAAGTGATCGACGAATACACCAAGACTGAACTGCGCAGCCTGGCCTCGGTCCCGCTGAACCTGTCGCGCAAAGAAATTGAAGACGTCGTGGAACACGCCGCCGAGATGCATTGGAGCTACGACGGCAACTATTATTTCCTCTCCAACAATTGCGCGGTGGAAGGCCTGAAATTACTGCGCAGCGGCAGCAACAACGCGAAACTGGTCGGGCTCGACAGCATCATGCCAAACGGTTTGCTGGAAGTGATGAAGGGCCGCGGACTGGCGAATACCAGCGTGCTGGATGACCCTCGCGAAGCGCTGCGCCTGGGCTATCGCTTCGACTCCTTCCGTGACCGCTATCAGGCGATGTTCGAAGTGCTGAAGAAGCACTTGCCGATCAAGCAGGAAAAAGTCGAAGACTGGCTGGCACTGAAAGCAGAAGAGCGCCGGCAATGGTTTGAGCAGGCTGACCTACGCACCAGCGCAGCGTTGCTGTTGCTGGAGCAGGCAAGCTTCCGTCAACAGTTGGTGTTGGCCCAGGATGAAGTGAAACAGCGTTATCTGGGCGCTCGGGAACTGAAGAACGGCGGCATGGACAAGGCGAACGCGACCTTGCAGCAGATTCTCGCCAATAGCGGCTTCCTGAGTCGTCCGGCGGAGCTGCTCGGCACCGGCGGATATGGATTGCCCCAACCGAATGAATGGCAGCGCCTGGAATCGGAAAGCAACCTGCGGCAGAAGCAGCTTCAAGTGCTGACCGGCGATCTGGACAAGGAAGTCAGGGCGCTGCTCGAACCGGGCCGTGCAGCCGAGATGGCCGCCAACGAAGCCAACCTGAAACAGGTGGGCGAGCATTTGCGCAAATTGCATAAAGCCGCGGGCGGACTGGAGTTGCCATAA
- the trpA gene encoding tryptophan synthase subunit alpha has protein sequence MSRLQTRFAQLKEQNRAALVTFVTAGDPSYDTSLAILKGLPGAGADVIELGMPFTDPMADGPAIQLANIRALGAKQNLAKTLQMVREFREGNTETPLVLMGYFNPIHMYGVPRFIADAKEAGVDGLIVVDLPPEHNGELCDPAQVAGLDFIRLTTPTTDDVRLPTVLNGSSGFVYYVSVAGVTGAGAATLEHVEEAVARLRRHTDLPISIGFGIRTPEQAASIARLADGVVVGSALIDHIANATTAEQAVDDVLSLCSALADGVRKARVS, from the coding sequence ATGAGCCGCCTGCAAACCCGTTTTGCCCAACTCAAGGAACAGAATCGCGCCGCCCTGGTGACCTTCGTCACCGCTGGCGACCCGAGCTATGACACTTCCCTGGCTATCCTCAAAGGCTTGCCCGGTGCTGGCGCCGATGTGATCGAGCTGGGTATGCCCTTCACCGATCCGATGGCGGACGGCCCGGCCATCCAGCTGGCCAACATCCGCGCCTTGGGTGCGAAGCAGAACCTGGCGAAAACCCTGCAAATGGTTCGCGAGTTCCGTGAAGGCAATACCGAGACGCCGCTGGTGCTGATGGGGTACTTCAACCCGATTCACATGTATGGCGTGCCGCGTTTCATTGCCGACGCCAAAGAAGCCGGCGTTGACGGTTTGATCGTGGTCGACCTGCCACCGGAGCATAACGGTGAGCTGTGCGACCCGGCTCAGGTTGCAGGCCTGGACTTCATCCGCCTGACCACGCCGACCACCGATGATGTGCGCCTGCCGACCGTTCTGAATGGCAGCTCCGGTTTCGTCTACTACGTGTCGGTTGCCGGTGTGACCGGTGCGGGCGCGGCGACGCTGGAGCATGTTGAAGAAGCGGTTGCCCGTCTGCGTCGCCACACCGATCTGCCGATCAGCATCGGCTTCGGCATTCGTACACCGGAGCAAGCGGCGTCCATCGCGCGTCTTGCCGATGGTGTGGTGGTGGGTTCGGCATTGATCGATCACATCGCCAATGCCACCACGGCGGAACAGGCGGTTGATGACGTGCTGAGCCTTTGCTCGGCACTGGCTGACGGCGTGCGTAAGGCCCGCGTCAGTTGA